Genomic window (Vitis riparia cultivar Riparia Gloire de Montpellier isolate 1030 chromosome 4, EGFV_Vit.rip_1.0, whole genome shotgun sequence):
gggttagatttgctcttggttcacttttgtgcataaaggtgttttggtTATTACATAAGGTTGTATAAGGGATAGTGAATAAAGTCTTTAGATtgggataattgattaattagatggtatagtatggttaattaatcaattaggacccgttttaaattagattaagtgaccaaaGTCTATGTGGGCTTAACTCACTTAAGCCCGATAAGGGAACCTATAAACAACCCTTtatggggttagggtttcctaatGACCTTTTGACTATTATCTTCCAAATccagagagagagtgagagtcTAGGCATCCATCCTTCCAAAGTCCACTCTTTGGAGTGCCATGGACATGGTTCAAGTGATCAGGCAAAAGACTTTGGGTGTATGAGACATCCAAAACATTCAGACACATCCTTTATCAAATAGATTTCAATCTAGGAACATTTAGATTGCATGTATGAGTTTTAATCTCTAGATTTATATTATTCTATGGTTTTTGAAGTCATTTATTTCCACTGCGTTAGATCTAAAGATTCCTAGGGATAAATGTATGCACCCTACGAGATCTAGGACATGAGAACAAAGTAATATAGGGTTCCCACAGTATacgacttaggtgcattaggaattGTACAAAATATCCAAGTTATGAGTACCTCGCAAGTTGATGATTCATTCACAACCAGTTCATGGACTTAGACAATTCATTTGAGATTATAGTACACTATCTTCTAATTAAAAGGATGATTGGTCTTAGCCATTAGGATggggttcccatggtgagtacattAATATGTACGGTAACACATTTGAAAAAacttatggtgagtcatgataCAAGGTTATCAGATAGTTATGACTTCACTAAACTACTATATTGTATTGTCTTTCAATCTTGAAAGAATATTAAGATTGTGCCAAAGTTAGCAGTAACTTTGACTTTTAGGTGAGGTCCCAAAGTGATCATATATAGAGGTCTTGTCCATTAAGATGAGGCTCCTATAATGAGTGAACTAGTGTGTATTATTACACATTGGATATGACCCACGATGAGTTACAATATAAAGCTATTAGGTGGTCGTAACTTTACCAAGATGATATACTATATCATCTCTTCACCTTAAGAGAATACTAAGCTTGTGTCAAAGTtaacaatgactttgacctatgagtgagattTTAAAgtatattccctatagattaAGTCATTATTAATGGAAGGCAATAGCAACATGTATTCTCAAaaaaggcatcatgatatctcatagactTTGAGATAGTATGTCCTCTTGAGTGATCCTAAAGACATGTGATCAAGAAGTCTGTGGTTGTAGTAATTCATTTAGTAAAAGTTGACATAactttttttaagttagaataTGTCATCTGATcatataataggaggatttgcaATTAAGGATGGTAAAGGTAATCTTCTTAAGAGGTTGATAACTTTTATATTGTTAAATTATGGGCGTGAGTTCACAGGGAGACTGTATATAGTGGATAACAGGTCACAAACTGAAGCACTTTGTGTCTCATTGTAATGTACATAAGATATTGAAATGtaattgactctctatagtgaTATGTTGAGTCagctttaaaattggattttgagggagccaatactatCCTACGAGTCTCAATGGTCTTTGTTTAAGCTCATATGCCTTGATGACATAATTTATGAGAGTTGGATTAATTCTCAGTTCACTTATATGCATAAgaacattttggtaattacgtaatGTTGCATAAAGGCTAATGAATAGTATATCTGGAGtgagttaattaatttattggAGCTTTGTTGGGTTAATGAATCAATTAAgacctttttgggctagattaagtaacctaagCCTAAGGTGAAcccaagtcacttaagcttagaggaaaaattataaatacttaTAAGGAGCTTctttttctcaaacttttccATTCCCCCTTACATTTTAGAGAGTGAACCCTAGCCTTCACCTTCTAAATTTTCACCATCTCTGCGCCAAGCATTAAGGAAGAGTCATCGAGCAAAAGATTAGTGGCTTACAAGTGTTGGGATTGAAcccctaaaagtaagacatgatataacaaagttagacttaactatcctcttgctatccctttggtgtattgacattgattcgAGCTTTCAACCTATATTccttacattgtatatgacttgtgtgtattaggagttgaacagaagatacaagtcatgagttccttataagtagataacTTGTCCACAGTCGGTTCATGAATTTGGGTAATCCagtagagactgtagtgcattacctcctaattaaagagatgacttgtcttggtcgtcAAGATGAGTTTTCCATTGTGAGTACATTAGtttatgtgatgcacattggacatgacctatagtgaatcatgacgcaagactatcaattgttatgattcaccaaactattatattgtatgaactctcaaccttaagaggatattgaatatgtgccaaaatcaataggagattttgatctatgggtgagaccctaaagtggtcatatatccttatgcattgggtcactgttgatggatgGTGGTGAtaacaagtattcttaatagaagCACTATGATATATTATGTGATCAAGACAGTGTGTCATCGTGGGTGATATAAAGGATATGTGATCAGAAAATTTGTGTCATGATAATTCTGAGTGAAATTTAACATATGTTTCTTGTAGCtaaagtatgtcatttgatcacataatatgttggatctgtaactcaaggatttgaaaggtaatcttaataggtgataacactatctTGTTAAATTACAGATACTAATTCATAgagagtttgcatgcaatgaatagtaAGTCATAGACTTaaacacttggtgtctcgttatAATATAGATAGGGTactggagtgcaattgactTTCTATAGTagaatgttgagtcaatttcaaaatttgattatgagggagccagtactcctatgaGCCCTAATGATCTCACTTTaagctcatatatatatatatatatatatatatatgtatgtattttatttattttttattttttatgataggaTTTATGAGTattggatgagtttttagttgACTTTGGTTCACTTTCTCAAATGGTTGTTATGGGGTCATTCATTAGGAGTTTTAATGTATTGATTGCTAGTAGTCATTATGTCCTTTGATGGGGATGCGGCCCATGGGGGTGGCCTCCATTAGATGGTGGTCCATAATTATAGCAAAGACATGGCCTTAGGATGGTGCACCACTGGTATAATCTTTGGATGAATTTATGTGTCAGTGAATTTTCGTGCCCCTACATGATCTCCAAAATTTCCTATTTTAGTACATAAATATTTAAGTGTCCTCTTGCCATGTTTTGGcaaatttcattcttttgacaCCTTCATCCATAGTGtcattcaataattttaaaactaaactggTTAtcgaataaaaaaagttatcgattcaccatttaataattaaaccaataatgtcataaatatattttattatttaaaatatatataaataaatttaaaatcaataatatttattttttatttatgatattatcaaatatgactatacatatattaatattttaaattttattaaataaaatatgcataatatttaaaagtgaatatattcaaaataaaagaaattttaattatttaattttaactaattttataattctagaaaatattatatgatttttattgaatagtATAAATCCTTTTAGAAATGAATAtagatttgtttatttgctATGCTAAACAACAAAGCGTGGGAGCCAAGTAGTGCCGATGTCCTTCGTTCAGGTCTTGGGTTTAGATCCATTAAGTGGGTTTTTCTTAAACTAAATTACCAACCCCACATCGGATATATGGACAAGAACAAGGACGCCCTTGTGTACATGGCTCATCCAAGCTTTGTGTATGGATTGAGAAATCCATTTCATTTGTCATTCCTTGCTTTACTCATTACTTAGATTacttattaaaatgaaaataagaataaaaaaaaacattgataaaaattaaaacccactttttttaaaaattctgatttatctcatttattatgTCATACATTTCCCTCAATTTCTATTTCTGTTGTCATACTTTTCTCCATAGTCAATtatatgttaattaaatttaagacaTGTGAGTTCCAAAGAGTTCACAACATCCACCCTTATTGCTAATTAAATCCTTGATAAATACAATGGTACTTAACTTtttgttagaattttatatCTTCTCTAGAAAACTTGTATTGATAGAGAACTCATATTCTTCCAAATCTAGGTGGGGTAGGCTGGAAAAATCGAAAACTTAAAGCACAATGCCTCAAGCTATCAATCAAATTAAAACCACCGGTATTTGTGATAGAAGAGGATGCATTACACAAGAATCAACCCCACATGGACCTGTCATCAAAACCCATCTTTCTACCTTCCATTGCAGTACTGCTTTTCTTTGCCTGTTCTGGGTTCTTGGTTCCACATATTGAAGCTGCTTCAGGCTACAGCAACTTAGTATACAATAGTTGTGCAAACCAGACACTTACAGATCCCATTGAGTCTTACTCCCAAACTCTCTCATCACTTCTTGGAATTCTTACTGCAAAATCTCTGCATTCCAGCTTCTTTAAGGGCAGTGTAGGCGATCATCACGCGGCCTTTTTCGGTCTCTTCCAGTGCAGAGGCGATCTCAGTAATGCCAACTGCTACAACTGCGTGAGCAGGCTTCCTGCACTGTCAAAGAGACTATGTGGAGAAAGTTTGGGTGCTCGGGTTCAGCTTTCTGGGTGCTACATACAGTATGAGGCTGATGGAGTTGCTGAGAATTCTGAACCTGAGTTGCTGTACAAGTTGTGCAGTGAAACAGAAGCAAGAGGAAGTGGGTTTGAGGAGATGAGGACTGAGGCTTTTGCCGCAGTTGAAATGGGTGTGAAGAGCAGCGGCAATAATGGGTTCTATCAAGAGACCAGTGGAGAGGTGAATTTGATGGCGCAGTGCCACAGGGATTTGGATATCTGTGAGTGCGGTGAGTGCATGACTAATGCAGTGCAGGTGGCTCAGGAAGAATGCAAATCTTCAGTTTCAGGGCAAATTTATATGGGCAAGTGCTCTTTGAGCTATACCTTCTATCCAAATGGGATACCGTCAACTAACTCACACCATGGTAGAGGTCATCATGGTACCTgattttgcttttgctttttctcTTTCCTAGGCCATCATGATTGATAAggcacatatatatatattgtctaattaatttcttttaatcaaCGGCACTCCTGCATCTTTTGACATCAATTGTacagaaaaaatgaaaaatgtttctttttcttgcttctTTGGTTAGGTCACACGAATTGTTTCTTCAAAATGAGCATGACTTTTCCCAAGCTTACCAATGGCCTTtgtttttatccttaatttcTTTGTGATTTTAATAGCAGTAGTATTTGGTTCTATAAATTTCACCCTGTTAATGCTATACCCTTTGTGTGTTGAACACAGAGAAAGGGACGGAAACAAGTTCAGCAAAAATGGCAGCAATAGCGGTGGGAGCAGCAGCTGCCTTgttttttggattattttttttaaagctcaTTAAGTCGTGGGTCAAGAAAGGTGATGATGGTAAGCATACATTGcactcctctctctctctctctctctctcccatttTCTTTTGCCTTTCCTTGTGCTGCAACTTTCCTAATCCAAGGAGTCTCATGACATAAGCTTTGGTCAGTGAATGAGCTAACCGAAGATGCCTTTTGCGTTTGATAACTGCTCCACGTTGTTATGTTGACTTGGGGGgtttatgtattatttttatttttatttttttgctgcAGATTTCTGAAAGGCGAAGAGGAGAGCTTGGAAAGTGGCATAATTTTCTTTGTGGTGGGTGAGAGTTGTTGGAGAGAGAATGGAGtatttaatttctcaaattcgTACTTGTTGAGTGGAAATTgatcttattaattattttaaaaaataaaattgcaaggTTATTATGTCATAGAGCAATTATTTAGGAAATAGAGATAAGCAAATGGAGAAGATATATCAAGTCTAGCATTTCCGTGATTGGATAGATGCTAAAATATTGTATGGGTGATTTCAATTTAAGTTTGAAGGATTGTAATTTGTAGTGAATTGCATTGGGGTTGATattagaattgaaaattttgttgaaagcaGTATTATCTTCTCCCTAGTCATTGTGAGTTGCAATAAATGTGGGCATGTAATGAGATCCATATTTgacaaaagtaatttttttttttctttttaacttgtCAAACATCCTAAGTATGATACTTTAAACCTTAATTAGTCTTCATTATATTGTGACAATTCTTGGTCAATAATTTGAGTATTTTCATGTACATCCCCATTTGAAAAGATGACACTCACTTTTATTTatgtcaccacttattttagttatttatttatttatttatttttaaaaggaaaataaaataaaaaaaacaccttgTGTGACTCCCTGTTTGTATAAGACATATTTATAAAAACCGAGTCTAAATTCAATGGTCAGATTACCTATCGAGTAGATATGACAAAAagtcgtagcacccctttaaacCCGTATACCTACgagtctctactaaacaaattaagaaaattttgacaattaattaattaattatggatatcaaaattaatgatataagtgaatatatatgaaaataatcataaaaacatATTACAAGAATATATGAGATAAATGACAAGAATTAATTtactaaactaattaaaagaaatgtttcaataattattttttcaagaaattctAAAAGAGTTTATTAACAACATTTTCGAATTAacgatttcattttatttatttgaaagcaaagaaaatgaatttatatttaacaaatgattcaatttaattttatttgtatttaattttcaaaaaggttatttacacttattgcttctaaaagaaaaaaaaaaaaacataggaaAATGATTCTTATTTATCTTTGTTAGGAAAAGAATTGTTAtagttttatttacaaaactatTTCAATTTAActtctatttaataaaagtgatttttaaacattttaaagaaaaatatttttttataaatgtatttaCAAAGTATatctcaattcaattttatttacattgaaagtgatttttattatttatttattttttattgaaagcaagacttttacaatttatttgaaaattcaactcaattttattaaaaatataaaataaaatttcaaagttactgttaagaaaaaaaaaggtttcaaatttatattaaaagggtcattaataaaaaaaaatattttcataattttatttacaaaagaaatattccaagttaaatttttttattcattttaaaaaaggaaattttaagaCTTCGATTTTAAGAGAATTTCTCTAATCTTTTATGGTAAAGGATTTGTATTCTTATTGGGTAAAGATTTTCACATAtccatttaaaaaagaaaaaaaagaaaaaaaaaggtttcgaTGGTTcagaaagaaatataaaataaaaataaaaataaaataaaataataaaaaaaggatttttatcatttcatggttttattaattttttttgttttatatttattaattttatttaaaagtatttttgcaagctaatttaattttgtgataaaaaaaatcaaactaaaaagagagagaaaaaaaaaaaagatgatgtcaattaaaaaaaaagttttcaatcTATTAATAACATGATTTcggattattaaaaaaaattctcaatttgatctaaaatgaatttatatttttatataaaaacaaaattaaattctttatttacttttttatttatatatatatatatatatataaaataataaaataataaaaattcagttTGTAGGAACACCTTGTTAAGTCGTTTTCTTCCCATCAAGCCGTCCTCAACTCACTGCCTTCAATTGTCATCTCTTAGTCAATCAAACCATACAaaaccagagagagagagagagagagagagagagagagagagagagagagagagagagagagagagagagagagagagagaggagagagagagagagagagagagagagagagagagagagagagagagagagagatggtatAAGCCTAATAAGTAAACAAAGGGTTGAGCCCAAATCCAAACCATTAGCCTAACTAAAAAATTCAACAAGTAGAGCCCAAATGAAATGTATAAACAAATTAAGGCCTAACAACAAAATCCAATTATCTAATAAATTGGCCCAAATCAAACACCTAACCCAAATGGAGGGCTAAACTAAACAGGGGTTTAAATCTTAAAGGCAAAACCTAAAGCTAAGCTTAAAAACGAGCCCAAGTATGCAAATGGTTATTGTAGAGattagaaaaggaaaacttaCCAAATTTTGAAGAAccttaaaggaaaaacaatgcAATGGATGTGGTGTGGATGGTGATGATGGTCTTGCGAGAGTTGAACCAAGTTTCAATGAGAAGCCTCATATTAGGAGGATGATACTCTGATTCTCTAATTCATTGTCGAAGTGTAAGGAGAGATCATGAAGGAAgacttagagagagaaagtaagGAGATTAGGGTTAGAGATAAAGGTGGGTGGGTCGGGTGAGGGTGGgtttagagagaaagagagggggaTAGAAGAGGCAAGAAGCTGTCGGTGAGTGTCACCGGATTGGAGAAAGATCACTGGTAGTGGGTCAACAATGAGTTCGTCGTGGGTtagggagaagaaaataaaaaatgaagagaaaaaaaatataaagaaaagaaagtggggTATGAATAAggtataaatgagaaaaattaggCTACAAAATTGGGGTCAATAAATATGCTCCTCATTGATAAGGTCCACAAGTGAGTGCATACACAAGTGAGGCGAAGTGGGCTCTACCAAATAACTAAAGACAccatcaaatttgttttaatttttcatgaGCTCTCTAAGGTCACAAAATATGCTCATTGATCTACCCATAAGGGAAACATGTAAACATCCACGTGGATCTCAAGGAAGGATTTATTGAATGAGACAGTGACAATGTCTATATGAAACAAGGGATTATGCCATCAAAAAAGGGAATGAAAGGTATCCAAgatgatgagaaagaaaagaaagcaaatTTCGGAGTGACTCTAGGAAACATAAACAGGAAAGGTCATATAATTAGGGTGTGACCCTAAACAACAATAGAAAGGTCGATCAGTCAGGGCGCGACTTGAAGAAATAAGGTCGAACAATCAAGGTGTAGCTTTAAAGAAACATAAAGGAGGTTGGACAGTCAGGGCgtaactttaaaaaaacatggGAAGGTCGGACATTCAAGGTGTGACTCTATGAAAACATAAAGAAGACTGAACAATCATGGCACAGATCTAAAGAGACATGAGAAGGTTGGATAGTCAAGGCACGACTCTAGGAAATAATAAATGAGACTGGATAGTCAAGGTGCGGCTCTAAAGAAACATGGGAAGGTCGAATAGTTAGGGTGAGACTCTTTGAGACATAAATAAGCTGAACAGTTAGGGCGCGACTCTAGGAAACACAGGAAGACGAATAGTCAAGGTGCGACTCTAGGAGACAGAAATAGGCTGAATAGTAAAGACACACCTTTAAGAAACATAAAGGAAGTCGGACAATTAGGGCACAACTTTAAAGAAACATGAGAAAGTCAGATAGTCGAGGTGCGACTCTAggatgttaggatagagcccttgaaagcatgacatgatgtaataaatttggaattcatgatttatttaatgatgttctagtttcacttttatttatctttattccatgtattatactttatgaacATTCTTGTCTGTATCTTTTATattgtatgtgacttaggtgcattaggagttgcatagaagatctaagtcttgggttccttgcaaatagatgacttgttcataatCGATTCATGAGCTTAGGTAACCTattagagattgtagtgcaccactcctaattggagggatgattggtcttagctattaggatgggttttccatggtgagtgcactagtgtgtatatTGGATAAGACCAATGCtgagttatgacttaaggctatcaagtagtcatgactccaCCAaactgcttcattgtgttgtctcttaaccttgagagaatattgagttagtagtggctttgacctatgagttgatcatatattccttatggattcagtcactgttgatggaagccTATaccaataggtattctcaatagaggcatcatgatatctcttgggattgagacaatgtgtcccattaggtgatcctaaggaggtgtgctCATGAacactatggccatagtagttccttaagtggaacttgacataggttctttgagagttaagatatgtcaattgaacacataatataaggatctataacttaactatggtagaggtagtcttgaaaggttaacaattttcaccttgttagactacaaacACTATTTATagggagactaaacacaatgaatagtaggtcacagacataaacacttggtgtctcgttgttgtttacataggatactagagttcaattgattctctatagtgggatattgaatcaactttaaaattggattttgagggagctagtattcctatgggtcctagtggtccttgCTCTAAGCTCAAATACCTTATTGGCATGGGATATGTGGATTGAattgactttaggttcacttttgtacaTAAGGGCGTTTAAAtgattacacaaggttgcataggggtaagtgaacaaggcctctagattgggttaattgattaattagtaggccttgttgggttaattaattaattaggacccgtttttgggttagattaagtgacctaagctcttagtgggctcaagtcacttaagcccaataggaCACCCTATAAAtgccccttaggggttagggttccTATAGTTTTTTCTAGAGAGCCGTCTTCCatctctagagagagagagagagagtcataACCTCCATCATCCCGTCCATCCCCATTggaagtgtgtcaagatcaaggttcgagtcatcgggCAGAAGACTTCAGGTTTACGAGACTTTTTGCGATTTTGTTCTTCATCTTTACCACATGGATTTATTTTGAGAACATTCAAATATGAGTTATGGCTTTTTTTAGCACTTTTTGAATccctttaaagtttaaaaatgctattttttttttttttgatatgcATAGGGTTTAGAAAAGGCTTAAGATAGTTATGCATGCTCCTAACCTGATCTGGGCTTAGGAAACAGAGAGATCTGGGTTTTTCCCATCAACTGGTATCAAAGTCATAGGTTAGTAATCGTTTTAGAGCCATTCTAGGGTGTGCTAACTTGGCTTTATAGGGGTTTTGTGAAactaaggtttggttaatcttgattttgatgataacaaaactaggtttagaactaatgatcatatttcaagtgtgattaggcaagacgacttccaaagtggcattccaaagacaaatcaagccaaagagaaatcatgaagaagaagaccacctcaaagagaagagtttttcaaaaccaaagcttcttaaggcctctttgtaaggttgttggtgcactaggactttcatgcatttcattatttattta
Coding sequences:
- the LOC117913175 gene encoding plasmodesmata-located protein 3-like isoform X1, which translates into the protein MDLSSKPIFLPSIAVLLFFACSGFLVPHIEAASGYSNLVYNSCANQTLTDPIESYSQTLSSLLGILTAKSLHSSFFKGSVGDHHAAFFGLFQCRGDLSNANCYNCVSRLPALSKRLCGESLGARVQLSGCYIQYEADGVAENSEPELLYKLCSETEARGSGFEEMRTEAFAAVEMGVKSSGNNGFYQETSGEVNLMAQCHRDLDICECGECMTNAVQVAQEECKSSVSGQIYMGKCSLSYTFYPNGIPSTNSHHGRGHHEKGTETSSAKMAAIAVGAAAALFFGLFFLKLIKSWVKKGDDDF
- the LOC117913175 gene encoding plasmodesmata-located protein 3-like isoform X2, with product MDLSSKPIFLPSIAVLLFFACSGFLVPHIEAASGYSNLVYNSCANQTLTDPIESYSQTLSSLLGILTAKSLHSSFFKGSVGDHHAAFFGLFQCRGDLSNANCYNCVSRLPALSKRLCGESLGARVQLSGCYIQYEADGVAENSEPELLYKLCSETEARGSGFEEMRTEAFAAVEMGVKSSGNNGFYQETSGEVNLMAQCHRDLDICECGECMTNAVQVAQEECKSSVSGQIYMGKCSLSYTFYPNGIPSTNSHHEKGTETSSAKMAAIAVGAAAALFFGLFFLKLIKSWVKKGDDDF